From Bacilli bacterium, a single genomic window includes:
- the metA gene encoding homoserine O-succinyltransferase has protein sequence MPIKIPDNLPAKEILTNENIFVMDESRAYHQDIRPLNIAILNLMPTKETTECQLLRLIGNTPLQVDVVLLHTKSHKSKNTPQQHLELFYKNFDDVKDQKFDGMIITGAPVEHLRFEDVDYWRELEQILDWTKENVTSTFHICWAAQAGLYHHYGIPKYPLDDKLFGVFPHTINKSNTNLLRGFDEVFFVPQSRHTEVRRADIEKVPELEILSDSAEAGVYIVIARDGKQIFVTGHSEYDPLTLQAEYLRDLKKGLKIAVPRNYYPGDDPQNKPLVQWRAHANLLFSNWLNYYVYQETPFEWSMQTQKC, from the coding sequence ATGCCGATCAAAATTCCCGACAATTTGCCGGCCAAAGAAATATTGACAAATGAAAATATTTTCGTAATGGACGAGTCAAGGGCGTACCATCAAGACATCCGTCCGTTGAATATCGCCATTTTGAATTTGATGCCGACCAAGGAAACGACGGAATGCCAGTTGCTGCGCCTGATCGGCAACACGCCGTTGCAGGTGGATGTAGTGCTCTTGCACACAAAATCACATAAGTCGAAAAACACTCCGCAGCAACATCTGGAACTGTTTTATAAAAACTTCGACGACGTGAAGGACCAAAAATTTGACGGCATGATCATAACGGGAGCGCCGGTTGAACATTTAAGGTTTGAAGACGTCGATTATTGGCGGGAGCTGGAGCAAATTCTCGATTGGACAAAAGAAAATGTAACCTCGACATTTCATATTTGCTGGGCGGCGCAAGCAGGCCTGTACCACCATTACGGGATTCCCAAGTACCCGCTTGACGACAAACTGTTCGGCGTTTTTCCGCATACGATCAACAAGTCCAATACCAACCTTTTGCGCGGATTCGACGAAGTGTTTTTCGTGCCGCAATCACGCCATACCGAGGTGCGCAGGGCGGATATCGAGAAAGTTCCGGAACTGGAAATATTGTCCGATTCGGCGGAAGCGGGCGTGTATATCGTCATTGCCCGCGACGGCAAACAAATTTTTGTGACGGGCCATTCCGAATACGACCCGCTGACGCTGCAAGCGGAATATTTGCGCGACCTGAAAAAAGGCCTGAAGATCGCGGTCCCGCGAAATTATTATCCCGGTGACGACCCGCAAAATAAGCCGTTGGTGCAATGGCGGGCCCATGCCAATCTGCTTTTTTCGAATTGGTTGAATTATTATGTTTATCAGGAAACTCCGTTTGAGTGGAGCATGCAAACGCAGAAGTGTTAA